A part of Olleya sp. Bg11-27 genomic DNA contains:
- a CDS encoding NupC/NupG family nucleoside CNT transporter, translating to MKYFFIALIAVFFGLNSISAQESGEEIIALDSLTLNSASIIPTKKLQIEKKDHKLQAWQLSSHVIYENLNKFPDKVQSNITFTKGKEFIEFFDSGAYVSILNNSFNKGYYLQNNKLLVFKQKLPTTVDVYYTILEVSENILKLKKGDNEVLTFVSKNHPDFLQQVTSQDKIIKSTGYTFTSIWKGLLGMFSLIAVAFLFSSNRKGINWRVVGIGLTFQLLIAVCVLKISFVKGIFEGIGKVFINILDFTRAGSEFLFGGVIDINSYGFIFAFQVLPTILFFSALTSLLFYLGVIQKVVKAMAWLLSKALKISGAESLSVAGNIFLGQTEAPLLIKAYLEKMNKSEMLLVMIGGMATVAGAVLAAYIGFLGGDDEALRLFYAKHLLAASVMAAPGAIVISKILFPQTEDVNTDVTVSQDKIGSNILDAIANGTTEGLKLAVNVGAMLLVFVAFIAMFNGILGWVGDVTSLNVWIAANTAYSALSLELILGYIFAPLMWLIGVAHEDMALMGQLLGIKIAASEFIGYIQLADLKNAANATHLMYEKSIIMATYMLCGFANFASIGIQIGGIGSLAPGQRKTLSKFGMKALLGGTIASLISATIAGMIIG from the coding sequence ATGAAATATTTTTTTATAGCACTTATTGCTGTCTTTTTTGGTTTGAACTCTATTTCGGCTCAAGAATCAGGAGAAGAAATAATAGCTTTAGATTCGTTGACTCTTAACAGCGCATCAATTATCCCAACAAAAAAACTTCAAATAGAAAAAAAAGATCATAAACTACAAGCTTGGCAATTATCTAGTCATGTTATTTATGAAAACTTAAATAAATTTCCAGATAAAGTACAATCGAATATTACTTTCACAAAAGGTAAAGAATTTATTGAATTTTTTGATAGCGGAGCCTACGTTTCAATCCTTAATAATAGCTTTAATAAAGGCTATTATTTACAAAACAACAAACTTCTCGTTTTTAAACAAAAACTTCCTACCACAGTTGACGTATATTATACGATTTTAGAGGTTTCTGAAAACATTTTAAAATTAAAAAAAGGAGATAATGAAGTCTTAACATTTGTCTCCAAAAATCATCCTGATTTTTTACAACAAGTGACCAGTCAAGATAAAATAATAAAAAGTACAGGATATACATTTACTAGTATCTGGAAAGGTTTGCTAGGAATGTTTTCTTTAATAGCTGTAGCCTTTTTATTTAGCAGTAATCGTAAAGGTATTAACTGGAGAGTTGTAGGTATTGGTTTAACATTTCAATTATTAATAGCCGTTTGTGTTTTAAAAATCAGCTTTGTGAAAGGCATTTTTGAAGGCATTGGAAAAGTATTCATTAATATCTTAGACTTTACAAGAGCTGGTAGCGAGTTTTTATTTGGAGGAGTCATTGATATTAACTCTTATGGATTTATTTTCGCCTTTCAAGTACTACCAACCATATTGTTTTTCTCCGCTTTAACCTCTCTATTATTCTATTTAGGCGTTATACAAAAAGTGGTTAAAGCAATGGCTTGGTTACTATCCAAAGCATTGAAAATTTCTGGAGCAGAAAGTTTAAGTGTTGCTGGAAATATCTTTTTAGGACAAACAGAAGCGCCTCTTTTGATAAAAGCTTATTTAGAGAAAATGAATAAGTCAGAAATGCTTTTAGTCATGATTGGAGGTATGGCGACTGTTGCTGGTGCTGTATTAGCCGCTTACATTGGCTTTTTAGGAGGTGATGATGAAGCTTTAAGATTATTTTACGCCAAACATTTATTAGCAGCGTCAGTTATGGCTGCTCCTGGTGCCATTGTTATTTCAAAAATATTATTTCCTCAAACAGAAGACGTTAATACCGATGTTACTGTATCACAAGATAAAATTGGATCAAACATTTTAGATGCTATAGCCAACGGAACCACTGAAGGTCTAAAGTTAGCCGTAAATGTTGGTGCCATGCTATTAGTATTTGTTGCATTTATAGCCATGTTTAACGGTATTTTAGGTTGGGTTGGAGATGTCACGTCATTAAACGTTTGGATCGCTGCCAACACAGCATATAGCGCATTATCCTTAGAGTTAATTCTTGGGTATATCTTTGCTCCTTTAATGTGGTTAATTGGTGTTGCTCATGAAGATATGGCATTAATGGGACAATTATTAGGTATTAAAATAGCAGCTAGTGAATTTATTGGATACATTCAATTAGCAGATTTAAAAAATGCAGCAAATGCTACGCATTTAATGTATGAGAAATCAATAATCATGGCGACTTATATGCTTTGTGGTTTTGCAAATTTTGCCTCTATAGGTATTCAAATTGGGGGTATTGGATCTTTAGCACCTGGACAACGTAAAACACTTTCTAAATTTGGAATGAAAGCTTTACTTGGTGGTACAATTGCTTCTCTAATTTCGGCTACTATTGCAGGTATGATTATCGGATAA
- a CDS encoding pyruvate dehydrogenase complex E1 component subunit beta — MKTIQFREAICEAMSEEMRRDESIFLMGEEVAEYNGAYKASKGMLDEFGAKRVIDTPIAELGFAGIAIGSTMTGNRPIVEYMTFNFSLVGIDQIINNAAKIRQMSGGQFNCPIVFRGPTGSAGQLGATHSQAFENWFANTPGLKVVIPSNVYDAKGLLKSAIRDNDPVIFMESEQMYGDKGEVPEGEYTIPLGVAEIKREGTDVTIVSFGKIIKEAYIAADQLAKDGISCEIIDLRTVRPMDREAIVKSVKKTNRLIILEEAWPFGNVATEITYLVQSEAFDYLDAPIIKINTADTPAPYSPVLLAEWLPDHTDVITAVKKVMYK; from the coding sequence ATGAAGACAATTCAATTTAGAGAAGCTATATGTGAAGCCATGAGCGAAGAGATGCGCAGAGATGAAAGCATTTTTTTAATGGGTGAAGAAGTAGCAGAATATAATGGTGCGTATAAAGCATCAAAAGGGATGTTAGATGAGTTTGGAGCAAAGCGTGTTATTGATACGCCAATTGCAGAACTTGGATTTGCAGGTATTGCTATTGGTTCTACCATGACAGGTAACAGACCAATTGTAGAATACATGACGTTTAACTTTTCGTTAGTTGGTATTGATCAAATTATAAATAACGCAGCTAAAATTAGACAAATGTCTGGTGGACAATTTAATTGTCCAATAGTTTTTAGAGGTCCTACAGGGTCTGCTGGGCAATTAGGTGCAACGCACTCTCAAGCGTTTGAAAACTGGTTTGCAAACACGCCTGGTTTAAAAGTGGTTATACCTTCAAATGTGTATGATGCTAAAGGGCTATTGAAATCTGCTATACGTGATAACGATCCAGTAATCTTTATGGAGAGTGAGCAAATGTATGGTGATAAAGGAGAAGTGCCAGAAGGAGAATATACAATTCCATTAGGGGTTGCTGAAATTAAAAGAGAAGGTACAGATGTAACCATCGTATCTTTTGGTAAGATAATTAAGGAAGCTTATATCGCAGCTGACCAATTAGCTAAAGATGGTATCTCTTGTGAGATTATCGATTTACGTACAGTGCGTCCAATGGATAGAGAAGCCATTGTTAAGTCTGTAAAGAAAACAAATCGCTTAATTATTTTGGAAGAAGCGTGGCCATTTGGTAACGTTGCGACTGAAATCACGTATTTAGTACAAAGCGAAGCATTTGATTACTTAGATGCACCAATTATAAAAATAAACACAGCAGACACACCTGCACCTTACTCACCAGTATTATTAGCCGAATGGTTACCAGACCATACCGATGTTATTACTGCTGTTAAAAAAGTAATGTATAAATAA
- a CDS encoding electron transfer flavoprotein subunit alpha/FixB family protein, translating to MSVLVYTESENGAFKKTAFEVASYAKAVADQMGTTVTAVTVNANDVSELGQYGVDKVLKVSDASLNNFNAKSYAAAIAQAVKNEGAKVVIVSQSADSKYLAPILSVALEAGYASNVMEAPTSTSPFTVKRTAFTNKAFNLTTIDTDVKLVGVSNNSFGLVEKTGSATAEDFAPSLPATGVTVESVDKASDKVTIADAEIVVSAGRGMKGPENWGMIEELADVLGAATACSKPVSDLGWRPHSEHVGQTGKPVASNLYIAIGISGAIQHLAGINASKVKVVINTDPEAPFFKAADYGVVGDAFEVVPQLIEKLKAFKAANA from the coding sequence ATGTCAGTTTTAGTATATACAGAATCAGAAAACGGAGCCTTCAAAAAAACAGCTTTTGAAGTTGCCTCTTACGCAAAAGCAGTTGCCGACCAAATGGGAACAACTGTAACAGCTGTAACAGTAAACGCAAATGATGTTTCAGAATTAGGACAATACGGAGTCGATAAAGTCTTAAAAGTATCTGATGCGTCTTTAAATAATTTTAACGCCAAATCTTATGCTGCAGCAATCGCACAAGCGGTAAAAAATGAAGGCGCTAAGGTTGTAATCGTTAGCCAAAGTGCAGATAGCAAATATTTAGCACCAATCTTATCAGTTGCCTTAGAAGCTGGTTACGCCTCCAATGTTATGGAAGCTCCTACTTCTACCTCTCCTTTTACGGTAAAACGTACGGCGTTTACAAACAAAGCATTCAATTTAACCACTATTGATACAGATGTAAAACTTGTTGGGGTCTCTAACAACTCTTTTGGGTTAGTAGAAAAAACAGGAAGTGCTACAGCTGAAGATTTTGCACCAAGCTTACCTGCTACAGGAGTAACTGTAGAGTCGGTTGATAAAGCATCAGACAAAGTTACAATCGCTGACGCGGAAATAGTAGTATCTGCAGGTCGTGGAATGAAAGGACCAGAAAACTGGGGAATGATTGAAGAGTTAGCAGATGTTTTAGGAGCAGCAACAGCATGTTCTAAACCAGTATCAGATTTAGGATGGAGACCTCATAGCGAACACGTGGGACAAACAGGAAAACCTGTAGCTTCTAACTTATATATTGCTATCGGAATCTCTGGAGCAATACAACATTTAGCAGGTATTAATGCCTCTAAAGTAAAAGTAGTCATTAACACAGATCCAGAAGCGCCTTTCTTTAAAGCAGCAGATTATGGAGTTGTTGGAGATGCTTTTGAAGTTGTTCCACAATTAATAGAGAAATTAAAAGCGTTTAAAGCAGCAAACGCATAA
- a CDS encoding energy transducer TonB has product MNKIILLYFMLLTTIAFAQDIEEINSELPRTEENVDIPFAVVENPPIYEGCQELNGNIAKKNCFSKLIAKHVSKKFNINISDSLGLPSGRIKINTMFKVNKKGEIADVRARAPHPKLEEEAIRVIQLIPKMYAPAMHRGRPVATNYSFPIVFNVVGTMTPTDTIANKKPIIKKEK; this is encoded by the coding sequence ATGAACAAAATAATTCTATTATATTTTATGCTATTAACAACAATAGCATTTGCTCAAGACATTGAAGAGATAAATTCTGAATTGCCTAGGACTGAAGAAAACGTAGATATTCCATTTGCGGTAGTAGAAAACCCTCCTATATATGAAGGTTGTCAAGAGCTGAACGGTAACATTGCAAAGAAAAATTGTTTTTCAAAGTTAATAGCCAAACATGTTTCTAAAAAATTTAACATTAACATTAGCGACTCCCTTGGATTGCCATCAGGACGTATTAAAATAAACACGATGTTTAAGGTTAATAAAAAAGGAGAAATTGCAGATGTAAGAGCCAGAGCCCCTCATCCTAAACTGGAAGAAGAAGCAATACGCGTTATACAATTAATTCCAAAAATGTATGCTCCAGCAATGCACAGAGGCCGACCTGTAGCAACCAACTATAGTTTTCCTATTGTTTTTAATGTGGTTGGGACAATGACGCCTACAGATACTATAGCCAATAAAAAACCAATCATTAAAAAAGAAAAATAA
- a CDS encoding dihydrofolate reductase, with amino-acid sequence MFGLKKKETPQIDKEQLELIKNAQRRIKQKKRLYAHFVIFLIGAVLLIVANTVLGIGKETKFFGINWFVFAIMAWLFFFLYHFFSVFVTSKFMGKDWEDKQLAKLVNKQKIRIEKLKLQVEKEDLHIAESTVFKNNHSKIVNNLTMIVAAGENNEIGKNNDLIWHLRDDLKRFKALTSGHHIIMGRKTFESFPKPLPNRTHIVITRQANYTAPEGVIVVSSLEDAIAISKKDTQPFIVGGGEIYKLAMSYASKIELTRVHSNFDADTFFPEIDSSLWKETANTFHKKDETHEFEFSFLTYERK; translated from the coding sequence ATGTTTGGATTAAAGAAAAAAGAGACCCCTCAAATAGATAAAGAGCAATTAGAGTTAATAAAAAATGCACAACGTAGAATAAAGCAAAAAAAACGATTATATGCTCATTTTGTAATATTCCTAATTGGTGCCGTATTATTAATAGTAGCTAACACGGTTTTAGGCATAGGAAAAGAGACTAAATTTTTCGGAATTAATTGGTTTGTCTTTGCTATAATGGCATGGCTATTTTTCTTTTTATATCATTTCTTTAGTGTATTTGTTACTTCTAAATTTATGGGGAAAGATTGGGAAGACAAACAATTAGCAAAACTAGTCAATAAGCAAAAAATTAGAATTGAAAAACTTAAACTTCAAGTCGAAAAAGAAGATCTTCATATTGCAGAAAGCACTGTTTTTAAAAACAATCATAGTAAGATAGTTAATAACCTTACTATGATTGTCGCAGCTGGAGAAAATAACGAAATTGGTAAAAATAATGATCTGATTTGGCACTTACGTGATGACTTAAAGCGCTTTAAAGCATTAACCTCTGGTCATCACATTATTATGGGGCGCAAGACTTTTGAAAGTTTTCCAAAACCATTACCTAATCGTACACATATTGTTATTACTAGACAAGCAAATTATACAGCCCCAGAAGGAGTTATTGTTGTCAGTAGTCTAGAAGATGCCATTGCTATTAGTAAAAAAGACACACAACCATTTATTGTTGGCGGTGGAGAAATATACAAACTTGCCATGTCCTATGCTTCTAAAATAGAACTAACACGTGTGCACTCCAATTTTGATGCAGATACCTTTTTCCCAGAAATAGACTCATCTCTATGGAAAGAAACCGCAAACACTTTTCATAAGAAAGATGAGACTCATGAATTTGAATTTTCCTTTTTAACTTATGAGAGGAAATAA
- a CDS encoding electron transfer flavoprotein subunit beta/FixA family protein, which produces MKILVCISHVPDTTSKINFTDGDSKFDTTGVQFVINPNDEFGLTRAMWFKEKQGASVDVINVGGPETEPTLRKALAIGADTAIRVNTEAKDGYQVAKEIANVVKDGGYDLVIAGRESIDYNGGMVPGMIAEMVDANFVTNCISLEVDGSAAKAMREIDGGKETVATSLPLVIGGQKGLVEESDLRIPNMRGIMMARKKPLTIVEPVGASVETSSVKFEKPAPKGAVTLVAPDNLDELVQLLHNEAKVI; this is translated from the coding sequence ATGAAAATTTTAGTGTGTATTAGTCATGTACCAGATACGACATCAAAAATTAATTTTACCGATGGAGATTCAAAATTTGACACAACTGGAGTACAATTTGTAATTAATCCAAATGACGAATTTGGTTTAACACGTGCTATGTGGTTTAAAGAAAAACAGGGCGCTTCTGTAGATGTTATAAATGTTGGAGGTCCTGAAACAGAACCTACTTTACGTAAAGCTTTAGCTATTGGTGCAGATACTGCCATTAGAGTTAATACTGAAGCTAAAGATGGTTACCAAGTCGCTAAAGAAATTGCTAACGTAGTCAAAGACGGTGGTTATGACTTAGTTATTGCAGGTCGTGAATCTATCGATTACAATGGTGGAATGGTACCTGGTATGATTGCAGAAATGGTTGACGCTAATTTTGTAACTAACTGTATTAGTTTAGAAGTAGATGGTAGTGCTGCTAAAGCTATGAGAGAAATTGATGGTGGTAAAGAAACTGTTGCGACATCATTACCGTTAGTTATTGGAGGTCAAAAAGGATTAGTTGAAGAAAGTGATTTACGTATCCCAAACATGAGAGGAATTATGATGGCACGTAAAAAGCCTTTAACTATTGTTGAGCCGGTTGGTGCTTCTGTTGAAACGTCTTCAGTAAAATTTGAAAAGCCAGCGCCAAAAGGTGCAGTAACTTTGGTTGCTCCAGATAACTTAGACGAGTTAGTTCAATTACTTCATAACGAAGCTAAAGTGATTTAG
- a CDS encoding isoamylase early set domain-containing protein → MAIKKQFLKSKPVCKVTFTIPAAEAKQVTVAGNWNEWNTEAEPLKKLKNGTFKGTVNLEAGQAYEFKYVVDGQWQNDVEADAYAWNDYAAADNSVIKL, encoded by the coding sequence ATGGCTATTAAGAAACAATTTTTGAAAAGTAAACCAGTTTGTAAAGTCACTTTTACTATTCCGGCAGCGGAAGCAAAACAAGTTACTGTTGCAGGTAATTGGAATGAATGGAATACCGAAGCAGAACCATTGAAAAAGTTGAAAAACGGAACATTTAAAGGTACTGTAAATCTAGAAGCTGGTCAGGCTTACGAGTTTAAATATGTTGTTGATGGGCAATGGCAGAATGACGTGGAAGCAGATGCTTATGCTTGGAATGATTATGCTGCGGCAGATAATAGTGTCATAAAGTTGTAA
- a CDS encoding thymidylate synthase — MKQYHDLVKHILEHGNEKGDRTGTGTKSVFGYQMRFDLSKGFPMVTTKKLHLKSIIYELLWFLKGDTNINYLTENGVKIWNSWADDNGDLGPVYGHQWRNWNSDEIDQIKDVIHTLKNNPDSRRMLVSAWNPSVLPDNSKTFSENVANGKAALPPCHAFFQFYVADGKLSCQLYQRSADTFLGVPFNIASYALFTMMMAQVCGYEAGDFIHTFGDAHIYSNHFEQLELQLSRELRPLPTMTINPDITNILDFKFEDFTLKNYNPHPHIKGAVAV, encoded by the coding sequence ATGAAACAATACCACGACTTAGTCAAACACATATTAGAACACGGAAATGAAAAAGGAGATCGCACAGGAACAGGCACTAAAAGTGTTTTTGGCTACCAAATGCGTTTTGATTTAAGCAAAGGTTTCCCGATGGTTACCACAAAAAAACTACATCTAAAATCTATTATTTATGAATTACTATGGTTTTTAAAAGGGGATACCAATATTAACTACTTAACTGAAAATGGTGTTAAAATTTGGAATTCTTGGGCGGACGATAATGGCGATTTAGGACCTGTTTACGGGCACCAATGGAGAAACTGGAATAGTGACGAGATTGATCAAATAAAGGACGTAATACATACTTTAAAAAACAACCCAGATAGTAGACGTATGTTGGTTTCTGCTTGGAATCCTTCTGTATTACCAGATAACTCCAAAACTTTTTCAGAAAATGTTGCGAATGGAAAAGCGGCTTTACCACCATGTCATGCCTTTTTTCAATTTTACGTAGCAGATGGAAAACTATCCTGTCAATTATACCAACGTAGTGCTGATACTTTTTTAGGAGTTCCTTTCAATATTGCTTCTTATGCCTTATTCACTATGATGATGGCTCAAGTCTGTGGTTATGAAGCGGGTGATTTTATTCACACGTTTGGAGATGCTCATATTTACAGTAATCATTTTGAACAATTAGAATTACAATTGTCTAGAGAACTGAGACCATTACCAACCATGACAATTAATCCTGACATAACAAATATTTTAGATTTTAAATTTGAAGATTTCACTTTAAAAAACTACAATCCACATCCACATATTAAAGGGGCTGTTGCTGTTTAA
- a CDS encoding haloacid dehalogenase type II — MKKQVNKRRDFIKKAALASLVAPHLAFSSTTENIKEVPEMTIRPKVLFFDVNETLLDLTVMKDSVGKALGGRSDLLPLWFTTMLQYSLVSTVGNQYNDFGIIGAAALQMVASNNGITLTETEAKDSILGPIRSLPAHPEVKASLQKLKDAGYKLVSFTNSSNKGVETQFKNSGLLDYFDERLSVEDIGKFKPHADAYIWASRKMNIKPEECLLIAAHGWDIAGALWANWRGAFISRPGAQLYPLAEKPEIIASDLAIITDKLIALGN; from the coding sequence ATGAAAAAACAAGTAAACAAAAGAAGAGACTTTATAAAAAAAGCCGCATTAGCCAGTTTAGTAGCCCCTCATTTAGCTTTTTCGAGTACAACAGAGAATATCAAAGAGGTCCCAGAAATGACCATACGTCCAAAGGTCTTATTTTTTGACGTTAACGAAACCTTATTAGATCTTACAGTAATGAAGGACAGCGTTGGAAAAGCATTGGGCGGTCGCAGTGATTTATTACCATTGTGGTTTACAACTATGTTACAATATTCATTGGTAAGTACAGTAGGAAATCAATACAATGATTTTGGAATTATAGGTGCAGCCGCATTACAAATGGTCGCTTCTAACAATGGCATTACACTTACAGAAACAGAAGCTAAAGATTCTATTTTAGGTCCAATTAGATCTTTACCTGCACACCCAGAAGTTAAAGCTTCTCTACAAAAATTAAAAGATGCAGGTTATAAATTAGTATCATTCACAAACTCTTCCAATAAAGGTGTAGAGACTCAATTTAAAAATTCTGGATTATTAGATTATTTTGATGAGCGCCTAAGTGTAGAAGATATTGGGAAATTTAAACCGCATGCTGATGCCTATATATGGGCTTCTAGGAAAATGAACATTAAACCAGAAGAATGTTTATTAATAGCTGCTCATGGTTGGGACATTGCAGGAGCACTTTGGGCCAATTGGCGTGGTGCGTTTATCAGTAGACCTGGCGCACAATTATATCCTTTAGCTGAAAAACCAGAAATAATAGCGTCTGATTTAGCAATAATTACCGATAAATTAATAGCTTTAGGTAATTAA
- a CDS encoding TetR/AcrR family transcriptional regulator, translating into MLQNQKSELTKQVILNESFKLFYENGFKTTSVDTIMKATKLTKGAFYHHYKNKKELGLAVIGLKVQKRVHDGMIAPLYKPGNAIHILETTFLDRLKSFPLYDKQHGCPMNNFINEVGDLEIAYQIALRRIIEDWKAALIQLINRGQEEKTINKTVSSNSVAVYLISAFEGIRGIRKLYDNDDILDEYILGLSLYLKQIKV; encoded by the coding sequence ATGTTACAAAACCAAAAATCAGAACTTACCAAACAAGTCATTTTAAATGAGTCGTTTAAATTATTCTATGAAAATGGTTTTAAAACAACAAGTGTGGACACCATAATGAAAGCTACTAAACTTACTAAAGGCGCTTTTTATCATCATTATAAAAACAAAAAAGAACTCGGTCTTGCTGTAATAGGTCTAAAAGTTCAAAAAAGGGTTCATGACGGGATGATTGCACCTCTATACAAACCAGGAAATGCAATACACATTTTAGAAACCACCTTTTTGGATCGCTTAAAATCATTCCCATTATACGACAAACAACATGGATGTCCTATGAACAATTTTATTAATGAGGTTGGAGATCTTGAAATCGCCTACCAGATTGCACTAAGACGTATAATAGAGGATTGGAAAGCAGCATTAATTCAACTCATCAATAGAGGTCAAGAAGAAAAAACGATCAACAAGACCGTATCCAGTAATTCCGTAGCAGTCTATTTAATTAGTGCTTTTGAAGGCATTCGAGGCATTAGAAAGCTGTATGACAACGATGATATTCTTGACGAATACATTTTAGGCCTGTCCCTCTATTTAAAACAAATAAAAGTATAA
- a CDS encoding bifunctional nuclease family protein — translation MSLVRLNIKGISYSQTQNGAYALILNEVDGDRKLPIVIGAFEAQSIAIALEKEIRPPRPLTHDLFKNFADRFDIVVKQVIIHKLVDGVFYSSLICERDKIEEIIDARTSDAIALALRFKAPIFTYKNILDKAGIFLKVDPTQEHDPDNILIDDLLQDEFELEITDDSYSAKTIEELHNLLDDAVANEDYEKAAKIRDEISKR, via the coding sequence ATGAGTTTAGTCCGATTAAATATTAAAGGTATTTCTTACAGCCAAACACAAAATGGTGCGTATGCACTAATTTTAAACGAAGTTGATGGCGACCGCAAACTACCAATAGTCATTGGTGCATTTGAGGCGCAGTCTATTGCCATCGCATTAGAAAAAGAAATTAGACCACCTAGACCACTCACTCACGATTTATTTAAAAACTTTGCAGATCGTTTTGATATTGTAGTCAAACAAGTGATCATTCATAAATTAGTAGATGGTGTATTTTACTCCTCTTTAATTTGCGAACGCGATAAGATTGAAGAAATCATTGATGCCAGAACTAGTGACGCTATCGCTTTAGCCTTACGATTTAAAGCTCCAATTTTTACTTACAAAAACATATTAGACAAAGCAGGAATATTCCTTAAAGTTGATCCGACTCAAGAACACGATCCAGATAATATTTTAATTGACGACTTACTACAAGATGAGTTTGAATTAGAAATAACGGACGACAGCTATAGCGCCAAAACTATAGAAGAATTACACAACCTATTAGACGACGCTGTTGCTAATGAAGATTACGAAAAAGCAGCAAAGATCAGAGACGAAATCTCTAAACGTTAA